In Henningerozyma blattae CBS 6284 chromosome 6, complete genome, the following are encoded in one genomic region:
- the AIM9 gene encoding Aim9p (similar to Saccharomyces cerevisiae YER080W; ancestral locus Anc_7.271): MTGPLCSARRVSSRLISLRRLYSPAPAPAPASTSPPLSVPPSFFKYTWGSWLQNDTVHKKKRQTRFSLQGLNTVLNQMLLSKETSPNAFPVYDSTHHFSTLPSNTAQLNTSSLPIHPTTLTSIHEGRRHRIYRVDTSLGKSFVLRIPYPKDDPRYVAQRLHSEVATMDFVQHNFSSIRIPKIYAFAPESNNPIEQPFILQDYIDGQLLMKDWNPLCNDGAEELQKVLSIVMDFQSELHSLTFNSFGSLYFNYQESGFNQSTTKSIVSDGSKNNKLDDSRWKISSSMERPYWKGKTFASNRKYIGPWPLSHPWAMAKDFAELEARQSSLSLQSQTQDSTLSTTLRNQISTFQNLALLIPILDRITCSSSIPNRDQLLKPRLVHPDLDPMNILISPTDKTPVLLDFEGSSLKPLLLTTQPQFIQYDGPKIYTPPEPTPDISADSPQFEQLQFMYKRSRNQQLWESLIFQKNPEWIQSISPLVKLLRSPYTAALQRKSNSEYLLIQDSIIQLKSLWNSISQPDLRFPLQISQDDILNHNELMNDFHRHLLDSPFEATKGWIPQDLFNAMLEKGEIEELSNGDYAMAKKIDK, translated from the coding sequence ATGACCGGACCACTGTGTTCCGCCAGACGAGTCTCGTCTCGTCTCATCTCCTTACGCCGCCTATATTCCCCTGCCCCTGCCCCTGCCCCTGCCTCTACTTCCCCCCCCTTGAGCGTGCCGCCTAGCTTCTTCAAATACACTTGGGGCTCGTGGTTACAAAACGATACGGTCCACAAGAAAAAACGTCAAACTCGATTCTCACTACAAGGTCTTAATACTGTGTTGAATCAAATGCTGTTGTCCAAGGAGACCAGTCCCAATGCCTTTCCGGTCTACGATTCCACACACCATTTCTCCACTCTTCCCAGTAATACTGCCCAACTAAACACATCCTCTCTGCCTATCCATCCAACAACTCTCACCAGTATTCACGAGGGCAGACGCCACCGGATTTATCGCGTCGATACCTCGTTGGGCAAGTCGTTTGTCTTGCGTATCCCTTATCCGAAAGATGATCCGCGCTATGTGGCTCAGCGGCTACACAGTGAGGTTGCCACTATGGATTTCGTACAGCATAACTTCTCGTCTATCCGCATCCCCAAAATATATGCGTTTGCCCCTGAATCCAATAATCCAATAGAACAGCCTTTCATATTACAAGATTATATAGATGGCCAATTACTGATGAAAGATTGGAATCCCCTTTGTAATGATGGGGCAGAGGAGTTGCAGAAAGTGTTGTCTATAGTGATGGATTTCCAATCCGAACTTCATTCCTTGACTTTCAATTCGTTTGGTTCGTTGTATTTCAATTATCAAGAGTCTGGTTTCAACCAGAGCACCACGAAATCGATCGTATCTGATGGCAGcaagaataataaacttGACGATTCTCGTTGGAAAATAAGTTCCAGCATGGAGAGACCTTATTGGAAGGGCAAGACGTTTGCCTCCAACAGGAAGTACATCGGTCCGTGGCCACTGTCACATCCTTGGGCCATGGCCAAAGATTTCGCAGAGTTGGAGGCTCGCCAATCCTCTTTATCGCTACAATCCCAGACTCAAGACTCGACTCTCTCCACGACACTACGCAACCAAATCTCGACGTTCCAAAACCTCGCTCTCTTGATCCCCATTCTTGACAGAATCACGTGCTCTTCTTCAATCCCCAATCGTGATCAACTTCTTAAACCAAGACTTGTCCATCCAGATCTAGACCCAATGAACATTCTAATCTCCCCCACAGACAAGACTCCAGTACTGCTGGATTTTGAAGGATCCTCTCTGAAACCTCTTCTTCTAACCACCCAGCCTCAATTTATCCAATACGACGGCCCAAAGATTTACACGCCGCCGGAACCCACCCCTGACATTTCCGCCGATTCGCCGCAATTCGAACAATTGCAATTCATGTACAAGAGATCTCGTAACCAACAACTCTGGGAATCCTTgattttccaaaaaaatcCAGAGTGGATTCAATCCATTTCTCCTCTCGTCAAACTGTTGAGAAGTCCCTACACTGCCGCTTTACAAAGAAAATCAAACTCGGAATACTTGCTCATCCAGGATTCCATAATACAATTGAAATCCTTATGGAATTCCATCTCACAACCCGATCTCCGCTTCCCCTTGCAGATCTCACAAGACGATATTCTCAACCATAACGAATTGATGAACGACTTCCATAGACATCTGCTAGATTCTCCCTTTGAGGCCACAAAGGGTTGGATCCCACAGGATTTGTTTAACGCCATGCTTGAGAAAGGAGAGATTGAAGAACTTTCCAACGGCGATTACGCAATGGCCAAGAAGatagataaataa
- the ICP55 gene encoding aminopeptidase (similar to Saccharomyces cerevisiae YER078C; ancestral locus Anc_7.268) yields MPPHVPIRAFSTLPPRLPKHTPRRRRVRATLQSGQPLHETRPHLVQPGQLTPGISAAEYFSRRLRIANALRSRSTSGSTSNSRPSSSSSSSSCPSILAILAGNKVHYASGPVFYPFQQNTDLFYLTGWNEPDSIAVLELAPHEDEPILHMVVPRKDPYMELWQGARTGVQGAMDIFNADSALANDDPGLLQHIQSLVKRSDIIYYDGQWNNQYASTIQKAIDSVSFAYRNKTIYKDLSRLVAAQRVIKSSAELAVMARASYASALSFNEALSQSAFLSEKQLQSFLEYRFIQNGADKSAYVPVVASGSNALCVHYTINDDLIYNDELVLVDAAGSYGGYCSDISRTWPANATGFTPAQKELYQAVLNVQKQCILQSTQASGHSLNDIHQLSVDLMVQELKNCGLASIDRSKINTLYPHYIGHNLGLDVHDAPEYSRLKPLQENQVITIEPGVYVPDDPAYPEHFRNIGIRIEDDIRVGIDDSQILTIDAVKEISDIESRLA; encoded by the coding sequence ATGCCTCCCCACGTGCCCATCCGCGCCTTCTCGACGCTCCCCCCACGTCTCCCAAAACACACCCCACGTCGCAGGCGTGTTCGTGCCACATTACAATCTGGCCAGCCATTGCACGAGACCCGTCCCCATCTCGTGCAGCCTGGCCAGTTGACTCCCGGCATATCTGCTGCAGAATACTTTTCTCGGCGGTTACGCATTGCCAATGCCTTACGGTCAAGATCAACATCAGGATCAACATCCAACTCTCGTCCATCCTCGTCATCCTCGTCATCCTCGTGTCCGTCGATATTGGCCATACTTGCAGGGAATAAAGTCCATTATGCCTCGGGCCCAGTGTTTTATCCGTTCCAACAAAACACAGACCTATTCTATCTCACTGGCTGGAACGAGCCAGATTCTATTGCCGTACTGGAATTGGCCCCTCATGAAGACGAGCCCATACTGCACATGGTAGTGCCCCGTAAGGACCCTTACATGGAACTATGGCAGGGCGCCAGAACAGGTGTTCAAGGAGCCATGGACATTTTCAACGCCGATTCCGCACTGGCCAACGACGATCCAGGCTTGCTGCAACACATCCAGTCGCTTGTGAAACGGTCCGACATCATCTACTACGACGGACAGTGGAATAACCAGTACGCCAGCACAATCCAGAAGGCTATCGACTCTGTCTCATTTGCGTATCGCAACAAAACCATCTACAAAGACCTTTCGCGGCTCGTAGCCGCCCAGCGCGTCATCAAGTCTTCCGCAGAACTTGCAGTAATGGCTCGTGCGTCGTACGCGTCGGCTCTCTCTTTCAACGAAGCCCTATCACAATCTGCATTCCTTAGTGAAAAACAGTTGCAATCCTTCTTGGAGTATCGATTCATCCAGAACGGAGCTGACAAATCGGCATATGTGCCCGTGGTCGCTTCCGGATCCAATGCTCTTTGTGTTCATTACACGATCAACGACGATCTCATCTACAACGACGAACTTGTATTGGTGGATGCTGCTGGTAGTTACGGCGGGTATTGTTCAGACATCTCAAGAACTTGGCCTGCCAACGCCACCGGGTTTACCCCAGCTCAAAAAGAATTGTACCAAGCGGTGTTGAATGTGCAAAAACAATGCATCTTGCAATCCACTCAAGCTTCGGGCCATTCCCTCAACGATATCCACCAGCTGAGTGTGGATCTCATGGTGCAAGAGTTGAAAAACTGCGGCCTGGCCTCCATCGACAGGTCCAAGATCAACACTCTCTACCCGCACTATATAGGCCACAACTTGGGGCTTGACGTTCATGACGCTCCGGAATATTCAAGATTGAAACCTTTACAAGAAAATCAAGTCATCACCATCGAGCCCGGTGTTTACGTCCCCGACGACCCTGCATACCCTGAACATTTCAGAAACATCGGCATTAGAATAGAAGATGATATTCGTGTAGGCATCGATGATTCCCAAATCTTGACCATCGATGCTGTAAAGGAAATTTCCGATATAGAATCTCGTCTTGCTTGA
- the DLD2 gene encoding D-lactate dehydrogenase (similar to Saccharomyces cerevisiae DLD2 (YDL178W); ancestral locus Anc_7.286) — protein MRRASFQRFLSSSGKRFLSQKIIPFTFEKYPNVKRNPNFKSIDSQDIAFFQSILPSPQSILQSDLDEFNIDWMYKFKGQSQLVLKPTSTIQVSQILKYCNEKNLALVPQGGNTGLVGGGVPIFDEIVLSLKNFNKIRSFDEINGILKCDPGIILQDAQEFLASKGYIFPIDLGAKGSCQIGGMVGTNAGGLRLLRYGPLHGSILGLEVVLPDGTIIDGMHSLRKDNTGYDYKQLFIGSEGTLGVVTGISVATPIKSNSVQVAFMGIKDYSSAMKLYVKAKQDLGEILSAFEFMDGQSQEFVKKYRSTTSPSITFPLEESYPYYILIETSGSNKDHDQSKMETFLETAMENELIEDGTIAQDSNEAHELWNWRELIPESCQLNGGSVYKYDISLPIRDMYSLIEETNKRLQEQSLIADSSSSPSSSSSSSSKPVIGAVGFGHMGDGNIHLNIATKQYSKEVESVLEPFVYEFVSSKNGSISAEHGIGFQKKPYLTYGRSKEEIQLNRQIKNLFDPKGIMNPYKLL, from the coding sequence ATGCGTCGTGCTAGTTTCCAGCGTTTCCTCTCGTCCTCTGGGAAACGCTTCCTCTCCCAAAAAATCATCCCTTTcacttttgaaaaataccCAAACGTGAAAAGAAACccaaatttcaaatccaTCGATTCTCAAGATATCGCCTTTTTCCAATCCATCCTTCCTTCACCTCAATCCATCCTACAATCAGACCTCGATGAATTCAACATCGATTGGATGTATAAATTCAAAGGTCAATCACAACTCGTATTGAAACCAACATCCACCATCCAAGTCTCTCAAATCTTGAAATATTGTAATGAGAAAAATTTGGCACTCGTTCCTCAAGGTGGTAACACAGGTCTCGTAGGTGGCGGTGTCCCCATCTTTGATGAGATTGTCTTGTcgttgaaaaatttcaacaaaATCAGATCCtttgatgaaattaatgGCATTTTGAAATGTGATCCAGGTATCATCTTACAGGACGCCCAAGAGTTTCTTGCCTCCAAGGGTTACATCTTCCCCATCGACCTAGGTGCCAAAGGCTCGTGTCAAATAGGTGGGATGGTCGGTACAAATGCAGGTGGCTTACGTTTGTTAAGATATGGTCCCTTGCATGGAAGTATTCTTGGGTTGGAAGTTGTTCTACCTGATGGTACCATCATCGATGGTATGCATTCGTTAAGAAAGGATAACACAGGTTATGATTACAAGCAATTGTTTATTGGTTCAGAAGGTACTCTTGGTGTTGTCACAGGCATCTCTGTCGCCACCCCGATCAAATCCAATTCGGTCCAAGTCGCCTTCATGGGGATCAAAGATTATTCAAGTGCCATGAAACTATACGTCAAGGCTAAACAAGATCTGGGTGAAATCCTTTCTGCTTTCGAATTCATGGATGGTCAATCTCAAGAATTTGTCAAGAAGTATCGTTCTACCACATCCCCCAGCATCACTTTCCCCTTAGAAGAATCTTACCCCTATTACATCCTTATCGAAACTTCCGGCAGCAACAAAGATCATGACCAATCCAAGATGGAAACCTTCTTGGAAACCGCCATGGAAAATGAATTGATTGAAGATGGTACCATTGCTCAGGATTCTAACGAAGCCCATGAACTTTGGAATTGGAGAGAATTGATCCCGGAGTCTTGTCAATTGAACGGTGGTAGTGTTTACAAATACGACATCTCACTGCCCATCAGAGATATGTATTCCTTAATAGAAGAAACTAACAAGAGATTACAAGAACAATCACTTATTGCCGATTCCTCCTCCTCCccctcctcctcctcctcctcctcctccaAACCTGTCATTGGTGCCGTTGGGTTCGGACATATGGGTGATGGTAACATCCATTTAAACATCGCTACAAAACAATACAGTAAAGAAGTCGAATCTGTCTTGGAACCCTTTGTTTATGAATTTGTAAGTAGTAAGAACGGTTCCATCAGTGCTGAACATGGGATCGGGTTCCAAAAGAAACCCTATCTCACCTACGGCAGATCCAAAGAAGAGATCCAATTGAACCGtcaaattaaaaacttGTTTGATCCAAAAGGTATCATGAATCCGTATAAACTTTTATAA
- the TBLA0F01980 gene encoding aldo-keto reductase superfamily protein (similar to Saccharomyces cerevisiae YDL124W; ancestral locus Anc_7.285), with protein sequence MSYQTSLITLNNGNKIPGISIIGTGTRWYKYNPEDKYSDALVKQIENALELPGMLHIDCAEMYQTHAEVGEALRNSKKPRDEIFITDKYAIPRKFSSNPKEGLKLALEKMGLEYVDLYLLHFPIIDPKLYDFTLEEAWKMMEDLYNEGLAKNIGVSNFRVEDLEQLSKSWVIKPQINQIEFNAYLQNQTPGIYDYCIKNNIQLEAFCPLVPLREVNEKDLLPLYVKQLAQKYSKTENQIMLRWVSQRKVIPVTTSSRPERVRDAYDIFSFELTQDEVEFITKLGSQHDTIRKYWNVYYDKYN encoded by the coding sequence ATGTCTTACCAAACTTCTCTAATCACTTTAAATAACGGTAATAAGATCCCAGGTATTTCCATCATTGGAACAGGTACAAGATGGTACAAGTATAACCCTGAAGATAAATATTCCGATGCTCTAGTGaaacaaattgaaaatgcCTTAGAATTACCAGGTATGCTTCATATCGATTGTGCAGAAATGTATCAAACTCATGCTGAAGTTGGAGAAGCTTTAAGAAATTCGAAAAAACCAAGAGATGAAATCTTTATCACCGATAAATATGCCATTCCAAGGAAATTCTCTTCCAACCCTAAAGAAGGTTTGAAACTTGCTCTAGAGAAAATGGGATTGGAATACGTAGATTTATACCTTTTACATTTCCCCATCATTGATCCAAAATTATACGATTTTACTCTAGAAGAAGCTTGGAAAATGATGGAAGATTTATATAATGAAGGTCTTGCTAAAAATATCGGTGTCTCTAACTTTAGAGTCGAAGATCTAGAACAATTATCTAAAAGTTGGGTGATAAAACCTcaaattaatcaaattgaatttaacgcttatttacaaaatcaaACTCCTGGGATTTATGATTattgtattaaaaataatattcaattagaAGCATTTTGTCCTTTGGTACCATTAAGAGAAGTAAATGAAAAGGATTTATTACCACTTTATGTTAAACAATTGGctcaaaaatattctaaaacagaaaatcaaattatgTTAAGATGGGTATCACAAAGAAAAGTTATTCCTGTGACAACAAGTTCTCGCCCAGAAAGAGTTCGTGATGCATATGATATCTTTAGTTTCGAATTAACTCAAGATGAAGTCGAGTTCATTACAAAACTTGGATCTCAACATGAtacaattagaaaatattggaaCGTTTACTAcgataaatataattaa
- the TBLA0F01990 gene encoding uncharacterized protein (similar to Saccharomyces cerevisiae YDL177C; ancestral locus Anc_7.284), with protein MIWIVGEEVIDRKSRFVARCHSLEHEKDIPTLLTELVNSNKKISKATHPHILAWRLQNKNGNIQQGSQDGGEKGGGPVLLSLLEKNNLTGILLVVTRWHGGTQLGSARFRDISKAALNVLKLGKYI; from the coding sequence ATGATATGGATAGTAGGAGAAGAAGTTATTGATAGAAAATCAAGATTTGTTGCAAGGTGTCATTCACTTGAACatgaaaaagatattcCTACACTTTTAACAGAGTTagttaattcaaataaaaaaatttcaaaagcTACTCATCCACATATTCTTGCATGGagattacaaaataaaaatggtaaTATTCAACAAGGTTCTCAAGATGGTGGTGAAAAAGGTGGTGGTCCTGTATTATTGAGTTTATTggagaaaaataatttaactgGAATCTTGTTAGTGGTTACACGTTGGCATGGTGGTACTCAATTAGGATCAGCAAGATTTCGTGATATTTCAAAAGCTGCTTTgaatgttttaaaattaggtaaatatatataa
- the SNA4 gene encoding Sna4p (similar to Saccharomyces cerevisiae SNA4 (YDL123W); ancestral locus Anc_7.282), which translates to MCVYVCCTAGDFILYLVAFLFPPLAVIFRSGLCSQDLLLNILLTMFGIFPGTLHALYYITITSPLRRDNEFIVIYQQGWVDTERYANGNINAPNNNNNMNLNNVGSSSNANTYTNTQTPLLNNTRAQTDNKIQQEQQHMSGAPPPYGG; encoded by the coding sequence ATGTGCGTATATGTTTGCTGTACTGCAGGCGATttcatattatatttgGTAGCCTTTTTATTTCCTCCTTTAGCTGTTATCTTCAGGTCAGGTCTATGTTCtcaagatttattattgaatattttattgacAATGTTTGGTATTTTCCCAGGTACACTTCATGCATTATACTATATAACGATAACTAGTCCCTTACGCCgtgataatgaatttattgtTATATACCAACAAGGTTGGGTGGATACAGAAAGGTATGCTAATGGTAATATCAATGCACcaaacaataacaataatatgaaCCTAAATAATGTGGGTAGTTCAAGTAATGCTAATACGTATACAAATACACAAACTcctttattaaataatacaagAGCACAAACTGATAATAAGATTCAACAAGAACAACAACATATGAGTGGGGCTCCACCACCTTATGGAGGCTAG
- the VCX1 gene encoding Vcx1p (similar to Saccharomyces cerevisiae VCX1 (YDL128W); ancestral locus Anc_7.290) produces the protein MSDTQPLLRSTNLSPSERRSQVSIFSKVKRDTFVVLKSSPVNYLLLFVPLGIFWGYNEISFTWTFILNFLAIIPLASILAFATEELSSKVGNTIGGLLNATFGNAVELIVSLIALRSGQVRIVQASMLGSLFSNLLLVLGFCFLFGGYNRVQQQFNQTAAQTMSSLLAIACASLLIPAAFKATLPQGHDDELIDSKILSLSRGTSIILLLIYIFFLIFQLKTHQEIFEQQQEEIEETFEELNDGPPESLTVKSSLIFLLLSTVLVSICADYLVSSIDMVVESTGLSKTFIGLIIIPIVGNAAEHVTSVIVAMKDKMDLAIGVAVGSSLQIALFVTPFMVLYGWYIDVPMTLNFSTFETTSLFVSVFLSNYLILDGESNWLEGVLALAMYFLIALSFYYYPDVLT, from the coding sequence ATGTCGGATACGCAGCCACTTTTAAGATCAACAAACTTATCACCAAGCGAAAGAAGATCTCAAGTATCAATCTTTAGTAAGGTAAAGAGAGACACATTTGTCGTTCTTAAATCATCTCCTGTCAATTacctattattatttgtaccATTAGGTATATTTTGGGGTTATAATGAAATCTCATTCACTTGGACTTTCATCTTAAATTTCTTAGCTATTATCCCATTAGCTTCAATCTTAGCCTTTGCTACTGAAGAATTATCTTCAAAAGTTGGTAATACTATTGGTGGTCTTTTAAATGCTACCTTTGGTAATGCTGTCGAATTAATTGTTTCATTGATTGCTTTACGTTCTGGTCAAGTTAGAATTGTTCAAGCATCCATGTTAGGtagtttattttctaatttattattggtttTAGGTTTCTGTTTCTTATTTGGAGGTTACAACCGTGTCCAACAACAATTTAATCAAACTGCTGCTCAAACAATGTCATCTCTATTAGCTATTGCATGTGCATCATTATTGATCCCAGCTGCCTTTAAAGCTACTTTACCACAAGGTcatgatgatgaattaattgattccaagattttatcattatcaagaGGTACATCtatcatattattacttatttatatatttttcttgattttcCAATTAAAGACTCATCAAGAAATCTTCGAACAACAACAAGaggaaattgaagaaacatttgaagaattaaatgacGGCCCACCAGAATCCTTGACAGTtaaatcatctttaattttcCTTTTACTTTCAACTGTCTTGGTTTCTATTTGCGCAGACTACTTGGTCAGCTCAATTGATATGGTTGTTGAATCTACAGGGTTGTCCAAGACCTTCATTggtttgattattattccAATTGTTGGTAATGCAGCTGAACATGTTACATCCGTTATTGTTGCTATGAAAGATAAAATGGACTTAGCTATTGGTGTTGCTGTTGGTTCATCTCTACAAATTGCTTTATTCGTTACTCCATTTATGGTCTTGTACGGTTGGTATATTGATGTTCCAATGACTTTGAACTTTTCTACTTTTGAAACTACTTCATTGTTTGTTTCAGTCTTTTTAtctaattatttgattctaGATGGTGAATCGAATTGGTTAGAAGGTGTCTTAGCATTGGCCATGTATTTCTTGATTGCTCTTTCCTTCTACTATTACCCAGATGTTTTAACCTag
- the AIT1 gene encoding Ait1p (similar to Saccharomyces cerevisiae YDL180W; ancestral locus Anc_7.291), producing MTRVYYLSSYFVPLFATNSIKTIIVSSVVLLLFIISITLTALKLFPSIYIKDGKDGNESLNILEDENRKFFIPDSQDYFRILLLSFISPLIFQFFSLIFLKYCNSRLSFRKKFNNNNPTSNNNSTSNTHLFPRIFVNFIINFVFTDLFQFLILCIISFPQINDVNRRKFHTIPLNSWNLLPRLSVLYAIAWSISELLILFVTSIHFFKEVDNIPTSENLDNVNTFSDEYSPLLSSSTSSLNDRSHHLPVSQSPLRKKISLSNCTKLRLSSSSISNNIYKNSTLTSNLNSPPSSAGTKTNNHNSNNNNNNNSNNMVNTSGNNKSNFPNNGSSFEKQIAIVSSVDNSLSLQRVPDNGPTSNYFYYNNAILPNPNLNYKSLKNLNGSTDSFSKDPNNSYLNGEFENNAFSLNFQSLFAINRLLYPFIRFPKIKTKKQFFKGILIFLLCLSTNFLLIIGEALIMSIYFIFTPNLLDSEKLKFSKIMIYFGSQKLFYFIIMLVLPFIFINCMVNTFIHYNKQVVLWNKSDFQEDSTPQNNDNTIMMMNNNEQDSLMLSNSLKDRSLSSLYTSSLTDPHLTMENYPNFNTNLEFNNYYMNNNDYYNNYVTTHDDPFLIRTIKTIYNYWERISVNDSFVIFSNFLWALIVFGFGWYSTRIIVSNSS from the coding sequence ATGACAAgagtttattatttatcaagCTATTTTGTTCCACTTTTTGCtacaaattcaattaaaactATAATAGTTAGTTCGGTTGTACTCcttttattcattatttcaatCACATTAACTGCTCTGAAATTATTCCCatctatttatataaaagatGGGAAAGATGGGAATGAATCTTTGAACATTCTCGAAGATGAAAATCGGAAATTTTTCATACCAGACTCTCAAGACtattttagaatattattattaagttTTATATCACCacttatatttcaatttttttcattgattTTTCTTAAGTATTGTAACTCTCGACTAAGTTTTAGaaagaaattcaataacaataaccCTACTAGTAACAATAACTCTACTAGTAATACACATTTATTTCCAAGAATTTTcgttaattttataatcaATTTCGTTTTCACAGATTTGTTTCAATTCTTAATTTTATGCATCATATCTTTCCCACAAATAAATGATGTtaatagaagaaaattCCACACAATCCCATTGAATAGTTGGAATCTGTTACCAAGACTATCTGTTTTATATGCTATTGCATGGTCTATTTCagaattattgattttgttTGTTACATCaatccatttttttaaagaagtCGATAATATTCCTACAAGTGAGAATTTGGATAATGTAAATACGTTTTCTGATGAATATTCACCTTTGCTATCTTCATCGACTTCATCTCTTAATGATAGATCTCACCATTTACCTGTTTCACAGTCTCCTCTAAGGAAAAAAATCTCTTTATCAAATTGCACTAAACTAAGattatcttcttcttcaatttcaaataatatttataaaaattcaactttaacttcaaatttaaattcaccTCCATCATCAGCTGGCACAAAGACAAATAATCACAACagcaataacaataacaacaacaatagtaataatatggTAAATACTagtggtaataataaatcgaATTTTCCAAACAATGGTTCCTCTTTTGAGAAACAAATTGCGATTGTTAGTTCAGTTGATAACTCTCTATCTTTACAAAGAGTCCCAGATAATGGGCCAACttctaattatttttattataataacgCTATATTACCAAACCCAAATCTGAATTATAaatcattgaaaaatttaaatggtTCAACTGATTCATTCAGTAAGGATCCCAACAATAGTTATTTAAATggtgaatttgaaaataatgctttttcattaaattttcaatctcTCTTTGCTATTAATCGTTTATTATACCCATTTATTagatttccaaaaattaaaacgaaaaaacaattttttaaaggcattctgatatttttactttGTTTATCTACCAATTTCTTATTAATAATCGGTGAGGCCCTAATAATGtcaatttatttcatctttacaccaaatttattagattctGAAAAGTTAAAATTCTCTAAGattatgatttattttggttcacagaaattattttatttcattataatgTTAGTACTAccattcattttcattaattgtATGGTTAATACTTTCATTCATTATAACAAACAAGTTGTATTATGGAACAAGAGTGATTTTCAAGAAGATAGTACTCCACAAAATAATGACAATacaataatgatgatgaataataatgaacaaGACTCTTTAATGTTGtcaaattctttgaaaGATAGATCCTTAAGCTCTTTATATACTTCATCTCTAACAGACCCTCACCTCACTATGGAAAATTATCCTAATTTTAACACTAATTTAGAGttcaataattattatatgaataataatgattattaCAATAATTACGTTACCACTCACGACGACCCATTTTTAATTCGGACAATTAAAactatatataattattggGAAAGAATATCTGTTAATGACTCTTTTGTAatcttttctaattttcTTTGGGCATTGATAGTTTTTGGATTTGGCTGGTATTCTACAAGGATAATAGTGTCAAATTCCTCTTAG
- the TBLA0F02030 gene encoding ATPase inhibitor (similar to Saccharomyces cerevisiae INH1 (YDL181W) and STF1 (YDL130W-A); ancestral locus Anc_7.294), with protein MSSRQVSKLFLQEVRQTSRRTSPSTLRPAYSTLSFSRNYSEGSTGTPRNSAMEDSFTKREKANEDYFIKQHERELLAHLRDELKKQQKKLDNLENKLEDMKK; from the coding sequence ATGTCATCTCGTCAAGTCTCGAAATTATTCTTACAAGAAGTTAGACAAACTTCTCGTAGAACCTCTCCATCTACCCTAAGACCAGCTTATTCTActttatctttttcaagAAACTATTCAGAAGGTTCTACTGGTACCCCACGTAACTCCGCCATGGAAGACTCTTTCACCAAGAGAGAAAAGGCTAATGAAGATTACTTCATCAAACAACATGAGAGAGAGCTACTGGCTCATCTAAGAGATGAGTTGAAGAAGcaacaaaagaaattggATAACTTAGAAAACAAGTTAGAAGATATGAAGAAATAA